The genomic stretch CGTCTCAAAGACTTGTATTGCTTTGGTGTATTACACTCAAATCCTGTTTTAACCTACAATATGTTGCAAATTCAAAATATTAAAGCTTActatttttatgattattaactgattttatctattttattttttatgcacATATGAGTGTGAATTGTTAAGATTGTGGATTTGGTTTGTTGTTAAGCCTTGCCGAGACCTAAGATTTTGCAGTGGTATTTACAATACTCTCACTGGAATGTTCAGGGAATTAAGGGCAAAGGGTTACTAAAATTGTATTATAGAATAgtgtttgtcattttaatatgtttatttattgataaacatttaaaaactatgaatcataaaaaaaactaacagaTTCCAACATGCAGCAGAGTGAGCAAGACATACCTAAATGCACCAATATTTTTTGGGAGTGCTTTCCTACCCCACTTCAAAAATaacagtacagtttctgcagcacTGAGCCTCGAGTAGGAAAGGCAGAGTCTCTATTCTCTAAAATCATGataattttaaagctgtaattttaaattaataatactactcagtgttgctttaaaacaaCGTTCAATAACTGCACGCTATATTTTGTGCCTACATTATTTCCCAAACTTGAATGTAAATAATGTCAGATTTGTTTGGGTGTGAAATGTCTCTCTGATAAATTCTATACATGTTGAGCCAGATTTCCAGGTATATGGGTTTGGCCATGAAAACCACATATACTGCCTGAAACATACTGTGACAGACATTTATTTAGTTGTGTTGCTTTTTTGACAGGCTCCGCTCACTTACAGCTAGTTTACAGCAAGTTTGTTTTGCAAACTCCACAACTGCCTATTATTCCTAATCCAACTTGATATTGTAGCATTGTAGATTGTAAACAATGTTATACACACTGAACCATGACTGGATTAGGTACACCTACCTTGCAtctccactcattgtccattttatcagctccactgaccatagaggaacactttgtagttcaacTATTACAGATTGTAATCCACCTGTTTCACCTTGCTCTTCCATGGAccattttggtggtggatcattctcagcgctgcagtgacactgatttggtggtggtgttttagtgtgcattgagctggtacaagtggatcagacacagcagtctctgctggagtttttaaacactgttgctTTTCACTGTTCTACGTTGTTGCTGCACAATTttgtggacacaggacactgttggttggatatttccggttggtggactattctcagtccagcagtgactgtgagggctttaaaaactccagcagcacttctgtgtctgattaGGTGTTCCTAATACAGCAATCGTTCAGTGTATAACAAAAGACCAAATTACAGTTTCTCATTAGGCTGAATGATTATAAATATCATACTGTAAAACTTGTCCAATCTAGCAAAAGCTGCTAGGAATAAATCCATTTGTGGACAGAGCAGCGGTAGAACAAATTCTTaataagagagaaaaaaaaggtgaACTTTACTTTGCTTCAGGTTCCATAGGCTGCCAGTGGCTTCCCCTCCCCTTTCACCACTACCTCAAACTTCTCAAATTTATCCAACCACCTCCATCTCTGAGCATACCTTCTTTCTGGACTGAACGCCAGGATCTCCAGTCCTCCCTGCTGACCACTCTGCTGCTGCTCCACTGCCCTCCTGCGGGAtgattctacacacacacaggacaaacaTGTGTCACTACATGCTACACGCAACAGCCAGCAGTGGGAAAAGTGACATATACACCTGTCAGTACGCACCTCGGGATTTGTCTCTCGctccttctcactcacacacacacacactctcacagagtCCCTGGTGAGTTCCTGTCTGTTTCAGTGTGAGAGgagggagtgtgtgacagtAACGAGGTGGACACTGCGAATGTTGGGAAATAGAGCGGAGAGAAATCCCCAGAcgcactcacattcacacacacacacacacacaccctactcGCCATCAGACCTCGAGTGTCACTTTAAATTCAACTTCATAAACTGAAAATCTGCGTATTTCTGCAAAATAAAGTTCACAAAGTTTACTTAAAGGAGTTGTCAGTTGTCCAACAAAAACTAGCAAGTGATTTTATATTTTGACCTGTTGCGGATGAAATTAAAGAACCgttagtatttttaccttacaattacagctttcaaatcactgtgatgctccactgacccaTAATAGCcataatagggagaacagagcctctgttgttgctgctactccaggctcagcactgcagaaactgcatgtACACTATGTAACGCTTAAGGCAGGTAGGAAACAActccctcccccttgatttcagaacagtgcggTAAAAGTTAATTTAAATCTTCAACtgtaggggagcccaggagcaaaattataaaatattcacctagtattcctttaagaTTTTCTGTTGGCATCTGCAGAGATGAACATTAAAAATTTCCAGAAATCTGATATATAAAACACGAAGGGGATATTTTTCCACAGTGACACTTTGAGCACTGATGTATTTAACCAACTTCTATGTACTCTTTCTTTCAGAGCATGAATGAATATGGTTTTAATTATCTTTTTATgatttgtattttaatataatttggtttaaaaaaaaagcaatatttacaaataaaaaaaaaaaatctgaaaatgatTCAACGTTTAAGCTGAAATAGAAAATATTTCCATAAACCCTATGGTCACAACATGAAAATGATACTATGGCTAAAAAAATCAAAGTCAAAATTGTTTTTGTTCAAGACTATAATAATATATGCATAAAATCGCCCTGAAATATCACTAAGAAAGTAGAGAACTGACCAGGGACCTACAGATGAATGTGGCTATTAGTCAAAGTGGGTAATTAAATTAGACAGCAGAGGAATATGCTTAAAATGAGGTATTTAAGTGTGTTCAAGTTATAGACACATTAGAGGAAAGAGGTGTGGGGGTGTGAGGGGGAACGTAACATCTCAAGAGAGCCAATATCTTGCCCCGTATTAATAACCAGTCATTTCATATTACCACTCCTGCTGATAAAGCAGCCTAATTGCTTTTGTTGTGTGATTTTTCATTTTGGTGCTTTTTCCCCCTCCTACATCTCATAATTGGAAAACTCCAGAGCACCTCAAGATCATAACGATAATTATGACAAGCAACACAATGAGGTAAATTTAGAAAATACCACTCCTCAGCTAAATGAgattatgagagagagagagagagagagagagagagagcgagctgGGTTTTAAAAGCCAACTTTTCATTTTTCCTAagatttaaagtaaattaattaaaaaaataccatacataaacacacgtgcacacacacacctgacatGCATCACAGTCAATAGACGTTTTCCTGTTTTCCTAGTTAAGTTCAGCCTTtataggaacactaggtagtattgtTACCTttaaattcactcattcattgtctgtaaccacttacccagttcagggtcgtggtgggtctggagcctacctagaatcactgggcgcaaggcagggacacaccctggagggggcgccagtccttcacagggcacacacacacacccatgtaCACTattttagtcaccaatccacccacaaatgtgtgtttttatactgtGGGAGAaaagcggagcacccggaggaaatccacgcggacacgtgaAGAACACAGTAAACTCACAGTTAGCTGAAGCGGGACTCGAACTCCCAAcaccagatccctggagctgtgtgacagcgacagtaCCTGTTGTGCCtacatttaaattacagcttctaagtCATTATGATGCttaactgagctgtaatagaaaATAAAGTCTCTGTCATATGCAACTtctagaggagggtaggaaaacacccACCTCCCTCCATCTCTAAACTGATTTCAATAGAATGCTGTGGAAAATTAATGAAACTACAGGAAGCCACAGTAGaaagaaatgtatataaatttaaaatgtataaataaacacatactgttcctttaaatttgagtaaattaatgtgcaATTAGGCGGcacgttggtgcagcaggtagtgtcgcagtcacacagctccagggaccaggaggttgtgggttcgattcccgctccgggtgactgtctgtgtctctgactgtctcccacagtccaaaaatcacacgttggtaggtggattggcgactcaaaagtgtccgtgagtgaatgtgtgtgtgtctgtgttgccctgtgaaggactggcgccccctccagggtgtattcctgccttgcgcccaatgattccaggtaggctctggacccaccgtgaccctgaactggataagcggttacagataatgaatgaatgaatgaataatgtgcaattatttgtcactgtacaatgaaatgtgtcttccacatttaacctgCAGATCTgttgcagtgaacacacacacacacttggggcTTTAAAAACCTGAAGGGCCCTGCTGTTAAGTTCCTCATTGTGTTATATAGGTTTTCTTGGGGTGACATAGACAGCAAAATGTATTACTacgagacacagagagagacagagacagagagagagagaaaaatggaaCCACAAAAGAGAAGAAGGTTGAAGATGGAcagagaaatgaagagagacagacaaagacgGGGCGAGAGTGAAGGAAGATAATGACTTTCTTCTCTGGTGTGCTTGTTCTGAAACTTCCTCAATTGGAGTTGATTGATGTGTTTTTTCTGAACGGGCTTACCTTTCTGAGAGTCTGTATTTATGACATTGTTGTTAATGGGTGTCGTTTGTGCCGTTCTGATTGACCCTGTTTTCCTGCTGGATGCTGGTGTGACGGGAGCAGGAAGAGCAAATCCATTCCCATCCCGAGAAGGCAAGGCTAagttctctttattttctctggTTCGCTCACGTTTCTCAGTGTTGCGTGGGCGTGGCTTCCCTTGCTCGATGAGAGGGGAGTGGCCTACCTCACCTCTTCTCTTTTCAGAATATGAACAGGGGGGTTTCTGGGGAAATTAATGAAATTAGGGATGAACCAATATGGAATTTCTGGGTTAACAGCATCTTACTGTTTAAGATACTAATCCTACAATCCTGCATTTTAAATTAACATGGACTACTGAAATACTCTAAGCCATGAATTCTGACTGAAATGATTGCTGCAAAACTGAAGATAATCCACACTACTGGTTATTTTGGGGactgaaaattaaatttaaGACACCAATAGATTGTTACAGTACTTTATGAATCCAATTAAATACCATGTTCTGATTCTGATGTTATATTATACACAAATAAGTTACAAAACATACTGCCATATATGGcaaaatatacacatacaaaAATTCCTGATAAATTATATGAATTATTATATTTGCTTATATTTAGTATGAATAAttacaggaaaaaaataaatcacttacAGACTCATTTAAATATACTTGCAAAACTATGAATATAATGTTGCTCTCTTTCTGGAATGTACTGCTTTTGTTCTCTAAACATAAGTGATATTTGCAGGAGTTgtgataaaatattatttgtcattttcacACTGTCTAAAACTGATGTACACACCTAGATATAGtggaaagcgagagagagagagttgtgtgTAGGTGTATGCATGCATGTGATTAAAATACACTAACCGTGCATGAAgtatgtgtgttctgtgtgtttttaggtGTTAGGGGGACCCAGGCAGTGTCGTCGTCGTAACAATCTGCAGGAAAAACAATGGAGCCCCTGGGaactccatcctcatcatcctcatcctcattaAAATCCAGGCTTTTCTTCAACTGTGACAAAAACAAGACAGTAAAACACAGGATCACTGACTTCAGGCAGCTATgacagagggggaaaaaaaaacgagGGGGGGTGGGCCGACGACACACAACGACCTCAAACATGAGCTAACAAGTTTTTATGCCTTACGTacgacaaaaaaaaagttatacaTGGCTTTAAATTTACACTTCTATTATTGTGGCTATTTCTGTTAGCTTTTAAAAGAGAAGCAACAGAGTATGGTTATGGATATATTGAGATTTTGATGGATGTTTATTTACATCTCTGCTTCAATACACAAGAAGCAGCTCTTCACCAAATccttgcatgtttttttttttttttttttaaatcgctCAGCTGAAAAGGAACACTGAATATTAAACATCTGTAAATAAAGAtttcaaaagaaagaaagttcTCCATGTTTTATTGCAGAAATGGCAATGTAAATGATTCAGGTTTTACCTGTATTTCTTTTAAAGGGGAACAGCTTGTGTCTGGTGCTGGTGTCTCTCTTCTGAGCCTCACTGGTCTTCCACTTTGCTTCTTTGCCAACAGTAAGAGGTATGTAGCTGTGGTCTGGTCATATTTCCACTGCAAACATAAACACATGCACTAATATATTATTTCCATTAGCTAGACTCAGCATGTTGCTAAGTTGCCATAAAAGTAAACATCAGGAAACAACTAATAATATAGCAATCGTTTACAGAGGCAAGTAAATCCTGACCTGTCTGTAGCCGAGTTTTAATATGAGCTGGTTAATAATGCTCTAGTGCCATCTAGTGGCCCATAAAAACagacattcaaatataactgaaCTGTCTTCTGTCATTTTGGCACTGTACTGtatttcagaaacacagagTCAGAAGCACCAATGAATTTAAACGAGGCAAAAATCATTAACagagactgctgttcacattttCTTAATTTAGAAATGCAACGGTCTCTTGGGGGCATTTCATATAAAACAAGAAATTAGCCcttttattttccctcaaactTGCCTAAAGTCCGTATAGGTTATCACAATGTTTACTGTGTCCTTAAAGGTAACGTTcaataaaattcagacattttctcatcagagcggcacggtggtgcagcaggtagtgtcacagtcactcagctccagggacctttaggTTGTaagttcgattcctgctccgggtgactgtgaggagtttggtgtgttctccccgtgtccgcgtaggtttcctccaggtgctccagttttctctcatggtccaaaaacacacattggtagatgtattggcgactcaaaaggtgtccctaggtgtgagtgaatgtcgccCTGTTAAGAactggctccggacccaccgtgaccctgaactgaataagtggtttcTGACATCagttgctgctctccagtctgtttgtgctgGAAAATGTTCTAATGTGGTTATGAAGCACTAGTGTCAGTTAATGAAAGATTAAAAAGGCAGTAAGGCAATATTCAGGAAGGCAATATTTCAGATTACTGAACGTAGAACTGGCTCTAAACTTGCGAGAAAGCAAACAGaatgaaaacacagagcaaaaatgCTACATCTAAACAACTACAGTAACAAATTAAGTTCTATGGCaattcaaacattcattcattcattcattcattgtctgtgaccgcttatccagttcagggtcacgatgggtccgaagcctacccggaatcaccaggcacaaggcaggaacacaccctggagggagcaccagtccttcacaagggcaacacactcacacctatggacacttcagtcaccaatccacctatcaacgcaTGTTTTTGGGccatgagaggaaactggagcacctggaaataacccacgcagacatagggagaacacaccaaacatctcacagacagtcaaccggagcgggacttaattcaaacaatgaataaaaacgtTTTCCTGAAATATAAGGTTCCATCTTAAAACAGTGGAGCtgctgaacgtaaacaaaccagagagaactgcacttCCCAAGAATCGTCAATGTTGCATGTAAATGTTAAGGACACAGTATAATTGATTgtgaactatatatatatatatatatatatatatatatatatatatatatatatatatatcaaaaattAACAGTACACATGATATGTCCAATACATGTTCCTGCATTATGTGTATGCACTGGAACAGAGGGTGAATCTTGATACAAAACTTGTCTAAGATGGCTGCCAATTGGATTTATTGatgaatgtattcatttttttgcTGACAGTCATACTGTCCTAATCCACATTTAACAAGCTGGTGCAAACTTAATAAAGATCTGAATGGGTTCACATTGACCATTGGTTCCTAAAATGGGGATGTTGAGCTAGAGGGGCACAGCACAGAAAACAAATAGGATGCAATATGCATTTCCCTTGCAATAATTCCACTCTAAAGGTGATTtatcacattttttttgtttttttcaataagaagttgcagttttgtatgaataaCAGTATGTAGTATATATCTTTTAGAGTTTGGTGTTGCCAGAGTATGGGGACCTCtataatattctcatctacaaaaggggGGCACTTCAGAAAAAGTTTGGAAACCTCTGACAGACTATTTGAAtaaagatgtgtgtgtatattggaTTCTACCATTTGGAAACCTGCAGGTATAAATTAATGAAGCAAAATTTGATTGAAAGTTTGATTTTTTAAGCCACTGTTTTAAGCATAACACTTTAGATCAAGTTGCTCTTATTACAAAAACATATCAGGTCTGTCTTGTCTATCAGGTATGACTGTGTTGTGTGACTGAACTGTACCTCTGATACCAGCTTGATGGTGCTCTGTTTGGATCTTTTAAGTGACACTGCCATTTCAGTGATACAGTCTTCATCTATATGACCCAactgacacaaaaacacacaaatgtttaGTTTAACAAGCAGGGAACCAATATTAAAGGCCACATCATTTAAtcagtataaaaaaaaaccccaatacatatataaaaaaataacaaaccaTATCAAGCCTTTCACACAATCTTTTTTTTATGCCCCTTTCACTGAGAAACTTGTGAAGTATCGTGTCTAAAGATGTCTAGGAGTggcctttcacacatgcagatCACAGCAGAATATTTTGTGCCAGGTGGACTCTCACAGTTGGAAATGAAACACGTGCTTTAGGGGTCGGGCAGCTCCTTTGCATTGCGTGCAgaactccggaacatttcccATACATTTCTCACATGCGCTGACTGACTTCACCCAGAATTTCCACTAAGGTGCTACCAGGATAAAATTAGAGTAATTTCCAAGACGAATGTTGCTGGTGGTagtgttcacacatacagctcctcctgGTAAACTACAGAGTATTCCTGGATTACCATGCATGCATTAAAGGGGCATAACTTATATAATTAATGAgttatgctgtgtgtgtgtgtatatatatatacacacatatacacacacatatataaataatacatacatatacatattatattattatacatacgtataaataaatacatacatatacatatatatatatatatatatataaaaatttaattatacacatacacacacacacacacacatattagtATGTTTTAATATATGTCATATAATAATGTCACAACTTGTGTGCATTCCATTTTCtccaaaatgtaaaattcaGCAATAAGAAAAAGTGTTATCGGAAGAGAATGTGTATTTCATCAGGAAAATCCAAGCGACAACAACACATGAAAGAAATATTTTgcccaaaaataaaacaactgtaCTGAGGTTTCGTCAACATTTTCACTTCATCATGAGTGCTATTATGAGGAAGCCTCTAATGCCTCATTCATATTTAATAGCATACCTCGCATTTGAGCTAAAGGGCTACAGACACAATCAATAATAAACGTACGAGAGGTCAACGGCAATCAATAAAAGGCTCGAGCAATGACATTCCCACCGATTCAAAAGAGTGATGCTCATTTCACTATTGGGCTCCATTATTAAATCAATACTGCACATGCCGCAGCCTTATGAAAGGCTATGGAACTTCAAGAGTGATGCCAAAGGACATACTCTGAATGAATTTAATATGAAAGATTAATCTCAGCACCCTGTTCTCTCTTGAGTAACATTCTCAATAAACACAGGCTTTATATTGAGTGCATTTCTATAAATAGTTTATACACCCAACTAAGTTTGGACACCCACTGGTgcatagcatttttttttattcacgaCACCACTGCTCCCATCACCTCCTAACAGGTCAAAATGGCCTAGATGGCAGCAATTCACCAaaacatttattgttttatataaccAAATGTTTTATATAAGTGTATATGAATTTTGTTTCCCTTCTTTCTTTCAAGTATCAAATATCTTTACCACAAACAGATGCTAGTGAGAATGCATGTCATTATATAAAGATCAGTGTACAGAGGGGAATGTGTGTATTACCGGGCGAGTGCTGTGCCACTCCACTGGACTACTGTAACCGTTCATCACCCATGAGTGATCCAGCAGCTGCCTCACTGTCAAACGCCTTTTTGGATCCACCTACCGGACAAAGATAAATAATATAGTTAGTCTTGAATGTAAGAACgtaatatatatgaaaaattttgTAATACAGTCATGCTCTTTAATTTGTCTTGAACTTATTTTCTCTCTTAAACAGATTACACACCTGCATCATCTGGTTTAGGAGCAATATGCTTCCAGGAGAAAGCCAGCGGGGATTATCATAATGTCCTCTCTGAAGAAGCACATGGTAATGCATGTTATatatgtatagtgtgtgtattaaaccatatatatacatacacacacacttttctggAGTTGTCATTTACTCGAGCTACATTTTGCATTTCAAACACCCCCAACACTTCTCAGTCAAAGCACACTAGACGTGTACTAAACCCATGTGTCCTTTATACACAAGTGATCACAGTTCTTGAAGTATTCTTAATGAAGACAATTTAGTCAAAAATACCCCAAGGATCAAataccacagcagtgttcagtcCCATCTAAATAGCCCAGTTCAGAATGGGGGGTTTCAGTGCTTATTCCTTTAAATACAAATGAGCCACTCCCTGATCATCCCAACTacaagcacacagcagtgaggttTTTACTCTTGCTTTGctcttatttttctgttttccttgTGCTTCTGTCACTTAACTTTATATTTGCTTTCTCACACAAGCACAGTCCAACACTGTGATTGAAGAAACTCAGAATCAATGTCTAAACTCTGCATATATGATGCAGCACAATATCAGAATGACTCATCTCAGCGTGTGTGCTCCAGAGCCTctcattaatgtgcacatgttTTGAATAAgaacatgttgtttttttttcgagGGCACAGCAACAAAACTACATATggtttgaaaaatgtaatattatatatGCATTCGGCTACacagagaaaaatatatataattttaaagaaaacaaaaaagtccAACTGTGTCCTGTTCTACATCACCAATATATTTCTGTAGTCAAAATCCGTTCAGTTGGATATTAAAACATACTGTGATTTTTCTGTAGAGGACCATacagttatcatcatcaaatgGGAGGTAGCCACATAAAAGAGCAAACAGCAGCACACCCATACTCCAAACATCTGCCTGTAATACAAACACACCAGAGTAAACAAAGGAACAAAAGTcaggttgtttctgataaaggtTTGGAGACATAAATCATTGTGGTTTCTTACCTCAGAACCAATATATGACTTTCCCTGGATGAGTTCTGGCGCTGCGTAGGCCGGGCTTCCACAGCAGGTCATCAGTTCATAACCTAAACCACCCTAAACACATCAGAGAATATTCATAAACTTAGGCAGCTGCCAAATAACTGACTGGGTCATCTTGTTCCACAGTGTTTGTTTGGTAGGCCCAACATACCCATATTCATGAGAAAACTgcattgaaaaatgttttttttttatttctttttttttcctctctctccatcgTATATCCATGTTTACAAtacaaattaaatttttattcatGACAAAACTTTTCAAAAGTAAATATTGACCTTTATGTTAATACAGTAACGTTAAGAATGTTTTTCCTTAGCTAATTCAATTGACACAACAATTGAATTCAATTCcttaaattaataactgtaaccACACCAAAATATTTCAGATATACAGTGGTGTAATTTTTACCTCGTAACTTTCATCTTTTACCCTAACTGCTTGGGTAAACTACAAAAGCAATCCATCTTTCCCACTGTAATCCAAACCTTCCAGTATCATACTGCAAAAATCAAAACAGCTGAATTTGATTCAAAATGTTATTGTGTAGATGTCTGTAGGTCTATTGAGCCTTGACTATAAGCTTATTAGAAGTATGTACTGAAAGTAAACTTAAAACAAACCTTTGGTTTGGCACAGAGACCAAAGTCAATCAATTTCAGGTTATGATCTTCATCAATAAGCAAGTTTTCCTAAAATGTagataaataatacaaatacaagTGCAAATAGGTTACAGTCAATAaagatgaaaaataataataataaataattaattaaaacacgctctgattggctgccgtACAGGCTTGAGGTCTCTGTGGGCATATCCTTGGCTGTGGACATAAGCCAGAGCTGCAACAATCTGCCGGAAAAAGACTCGCGTCTCTTCCTCAGAGAGTCGGTCTTTAGCTACGATGTAATCGAACAGCTCTCCTCCTGGACAGTACTAACAGAGAAAAAAGGACAGTGAATACATAATCTATCATATACCAATAATTCCTTTTGTTACGAAATTAATTTCATCTATTGAACTTCTGTAGGACTGTCTTGATCAACTTGATTTAGCCTGATCTCTGTCTTAACCATCCAGTTAAATTACTCTTATGATTACCATTTTTTCAATAAATATTATTGATATTACTCTTACAATAAAATTTAACTGAATCAGTTAAcagattaaaaaatatttgccaCACTGTAATGTGAACACTACCATAGATCTAATCTGAATTACACCAATtgattcaatcattcattcattgtttgtaaccgctgtctgtaatccagttcagggtcacagtgggtccggagcctacctggaatcactccGCACAAGcatggggtgccagtccttcacagggtgacacccactcacacctatggacacttttgagtcgccaatccacctacaaatgtgcgttcttggactgtgggaggaaaccggagcacccggaagaaacccactcggacatggggagaacactccaaactcctcacagacagtcacctggagcaggacttgaacccacaacctccaggtccctggagctgtgtgactgtaaagCAGTTGATATATGTCTTAAAATAAATCTTGAATGGTTCCATTATAGGGCATTTACACCATTTGAGCAGATTGAAACTACTAACTGAGTAACTAAAACCCTTGAGAAACAGTCCCACATTCGTACCTCTAGCACCATGTAAATCTTACTGGACGTCTCAATGACGTGATAAAGGCGGCAAACATTTTGATGGCTGAGGTTCTTCATGGCTTCAATCTCCGTCTTTACACGAGGCAGGTCATCCTAGAGTGAGTTGTgaataatattacattattcacaatattataatattgtgAATGAATTGCATGTATCTAGCGATCACTTTAATTCAAAGCAATAAGAATACAATTCTCATTATGTTTCAGAGGTAATAGTGTTaggtattaaaatataaaacatttattgataGTCTTTCACTGATCTAGtaagaaaaatgtgttttgtattttactgGGGGAaagattttgtttaaaatttaaataaatctcCTCTGGAACTGTCCccacaaaattttaaataaagatttataaaCGAGCCTACTATACTAAAGGGGAGGACAACACATAAAACATTGCAAATaatactttttttatatatacatttcttttaccttaatgtgacatttttttttcattttattta from Hoplias malabaricus isolate fHopMal1 chromosome 2, fHopMal1.hap1, whole genome shotgun sequence encodes the following:
- the melk gene encoding maternal embryonic leucine zipper kinase, whose protein sequence is MPADNASELLKYYEVYETIGSGGFAKVKLGRHILTGEKVAIKIMEKKDLGDDLPRVKTEIEAMKNLSHQNVCRLYHVIETSSKIYMVLEYCPGGELFDYIVAKDRLSEEETRVFFRQIVAALAYVHSQGYAHRDLKPENLLIDEDHNLKLIDFGLCAKPKGGLGYELMTCCGSPAYAAPELIQGKSYIGSEADVWSMGVLLFALLCGYLPFDDDNCMVLYRKITRGHYDNPRWLSPGSILLLNQMMQVDPKRRLTVRQLLDHSWVMNGYSSPVEWHSTRPLGHIDEDCITEMAVSLKRSKQSTIKLVSEWKYDQTTATYLLLLAKKQSGRPVRLRRETPAPDTSCSPLKEIQLKKSLDFNEDEDDEDGVPRGSIVFPADCYDDDTAWVPLTPKNTQNTHTSCTKPPCSYSEKRRGEVGHSPLIEQGKPRPRNTEKRERTRENKENLALPSRDGNGFALPAPVTPASSRKTGSIRTAQTTPINNNVINTDSQKESSRRRAVEQQQSGQQGGLEILAFSPERRSRSLDMAGCQVDSGQKRKAGKMFGSLERGLDKVITMLTPSKRRALRDGPRRIKAQYNVTLTNQTNADQVLDQILRVLPEKNVDYVQKGYTLKCRTQSDFGKVTMQFELEVCLLQKPEVVGIRRQRLKGDAWVYKHLVENILSTSSI